The following are from one region of the Paenibacillus sp. KS-LC4 genome:
- a CDS encoding M20/M25/M40 family metallo-hydrolase: MINEQRLVDEFVQLVKIDSETKHEQLISSELKKKFGELGLSLEEDDAAAKTGHGANNLFAFLEASGVENAPTIFFTSHMDTVTPGVGIKPQIDADGYIRSDGTTILGADDKAGLAAMLEAIRVLKEQAIPHGPIQFVITVGEESGLLGARALDASKLKAKFGYALDSNGSVGEIAVAAPTQARVTIEFHGKSAHAGVNPEAGISAIQVAGKAIARMPLGRIDKETTANIGSFEGGGATNIVVDYVKLNAEARSIVQHKLDAQLDAMREAVESAAAEFGAKGVLSSEVIYPSYSYDESDAVVQLAQTAIKAIGLTPKTFHSGGGSDANVFNGLGLPTVNLAVGYEHIHTTKEQIKVADLVKTTELVVEIMKQAAKA; encoded by the coding sequence ATGATTAATGAGCAACGGTTAGTTGATGAATTTGTACAATTGGTGAAAATTGATAGTGAAACGAAGCATGAGCAGCTTATAAGCAGTGAGCTCAAGAAGAAATTCGGAGAGCTGGGACTTTCGCTGGAAGAGGATGATGCGGCAGCTAAAACAGGTCATGGCGCAAATAATCTTTTTGCCTTTCTTGAGGCATCCGGTGTGGAGAATGCTCCGACTATCTTTTTTACCTCCCATATGGATACGGTAACGCCTGGCGTTGGCATTAAGCCGCAAATTGATGCAGATGGCTACATACGCAGCGATGGTACGACAATTCTTGGAGCGGATGACAAAGCCGGTCTTGCCGCGATGCTTGAGGCGATTCGCGTTCTTAAGGAGCAAGCGATTCCGCATGGACCTATTCAATTTGTCATTACCGTTGGCGAGGAGTCGGGATTGCTTGGAGCACGCGCGCTGGATGCGTCTAAGCTGAAGGCGAAGTTCGGCTACGCGCTCGATTCAAACGGCTCGGTAGGCGAAATTGCGGTTGCTGCACCAACACAGGCAAGAGTAACGATTGAGTTCCATGGCAAATCGGCTCATGCGGGCGTTAATCCAGAGGCGGGAATCAGCGCAATTCAAGTGGCAGGCAAAGCGATTGCTAGAATGCCGCTTGGGCGTATTGATAAAGAAACGACGGCCAATATTGGATCTTTTGAGGGCGGTGGCGCTACGAATATTGTAGTGGACTATGTGAAGCTGAACGCGGAAGCGCGCAGTATCGTTCAGCATAAGCTGGATGCTCAATTGGACGCTATGCGCGAAGCGGTGGAGAGTGCGGCAGCGGAGTTTGGCGCCAAAGGCGTGTTGAGCAGCGAGGTCATTTACCCGTCGTATTCGTACGATGAGAGCGATGCAGTCGTGCAGCTTGCCCAAACGGCAATTAAAGCGATTGGCCTGACACCAAAAACGTTTCATTCCGGCGGCGGCAGCGATGCGAATGTGTTCAACGGACTCGGCTTGCCGACGGTGAACCTGGCTGTTGGCTATGAGCATATTCATACGACGAAGGAACAAATTAAAGTAGCCGATTTGGTCAAAACGACAGAATTGGTTGTAGAAATTATGAAGCAGGCTGCAAAAGCTTAA
- a CDS encoding S8 family peptidase has translation MPRLDNLIASCSAYKPSKHTERQLISFTTHSSYNRCLRLLESRGIHPFKAMPGCKMIGFLLDRRSSWQKIMRHPDVKVMERDVKIRKHDTTPRMTTHTFKPNLPIIKTAVDAGRVPWNIKRVQAPLAWKRTLGKPVKLAIIDTGIAKHPDLRIAGGVNTMGGASYYDDNGHGTHVAGIAAGRGSTGLYGVAPNVKLYAVKALDRYGSGYVSDIVDAIEWCIRNKMNVINMSFGIVSGQHSDLLRQAIKRAAKQGIIISASAGNEGPNTTTIDEPASFPETIAVAATNRLNQIADYSNRGMGIDVAAPGTEIVSTWLNGKYAIMSGTSMSSPHVAGGAALLLSVRPKLSSARVTTVFRKWSVPLKGYLPIAQGSGLLRLGRIGNLKS, from the coding sequence ATGCCTCGATTAGATAACCTGATTGCTTCCTGTTCTGCCTATAAACCTTCTAAACATACAGAAAGACAGCTCATCAGCTTTACTACGCACAGCTCTTATAATCGCTGCTTGCGCCTGCTTGAATCACGCGGTATTCATCCATTCAAAGCGATGCCAGGCTGCAAAATGATTGGCTTTCTGCTAGATCGGCGCAGCTCTTGGCAAAAAATTATGCGGCATCCTGATGTCAAGGTGATGGAGCGAGATGTGAAAATCCGCAAGCATGATACCACTCCCCGTATGACAACCCATACTTTCAAACCAAATCTCCCTATTATAAAAACGGCCGTAGACGCAGGCAGGGTGCCTTGGAATATTAAAAGAGTACAGGCGCCGCTTGCTTGGAAACGCACTCTGGGCAAACCTGTCAAGCTTGCCATTATTGATACTGGCATTGCCAAGCATCCCGATCTGCGCATAGCGGGCGGTGTCAATACGATGGGGGGGGCAAGCTATTACGATGACAATGGCCATGGTACGCATGTTGCTGGCATTGCAGCAGGCAGAGGCTCAACAGGCTTGTATGGCGTAGCTCCCAATGTAAAGCTGTATGCCGTAAAGGCACTCGACCGTTACGGTTCTGGCTATGTGTCAGATATTGTAGATGCCATTGAATGGTGTATCCGCAACAAAATGAACGTTATTAACATGAGCTTTGGCATCGTCAGCGGCCAGCATAGCGATTTGCTGCGCCAGGCGATTAAGCGGGCAGCGAAGCAGGGCATCATCATCTCGGCCTCTGCCGGCAACGAGGGACCAAATACGACGACGATCGACGAGCCTGCCTCCTTTCCGGAGACGATCGCAGTCGCTGCCACCAATCGACTGAATCAAATTGCCGATTACAGCAATCGAGGAATGGGCATTGATGTTGCCGCGCCGGGAACAGAAATTGTCTCAACTTGGCTAAATGGCAAATACGCCATCATGTCAGGAACGAGCATGTCCTCTCCCCATGTGGCCGGCGGTGCTGCTTTATTGCTCTCCGTAAGGCCAAAGCTGAGCTCCGCCCGCGTAACAACTGTTTTCCGAAAATGGTCTGTACCTTTGAAGGGCTATTTGCCCATTGCACAGGGCTCCGGCTTGCTGCGACTCGGACGCATTGGCAATCTAAAATCCTGA
- the ald gene encoding alanine dehydrogenase — translation MIIGVPTEIKTSEYRVALTPAGVIMLKAAGHQVLVQAGAGDGSGFQDGDYASEGAVIVDSAAQVWERAEMIMKVKEPLPEEYGYFRKGQLLFTYLHLAAAPGLAKALMDSEVTAIAYETIQLQNGSLPLLTPMSEVAGRMAVQVGAQFLEAFNGGRGVLLGGVPGVAPAEVVIIGGGIVGTNAAKVALGMGARVAVLERSLDRMRYLDDVFGGRIQTVMSSTYHIAEAVAKADLLIGAVLIPGAKAPHLVTEDMVKTMKKGAVIVDVAVDQGGSIATVDRATTHKDPIYLKHGVIHYAVANIPGAVPRTSTFALTNVTMPYALLLANDGLAAIKLSEPLQKGVNTHSGKLTYEQVAASLDLPFTPLQTLLS, via the coding sequence ATGATCATTGGCGTTCCTACAGAAATAAAAACGAGTGAATACCGGGTGGCATTGACGCCAGCAGGCGTCATTATGCTCAAGGCGGCGGGACATCAAGTGCTTGTACAGGCAGGGGCAGGAGATGGCAGCGGCTTTCAGGACGGCGATTATGCAAGCGAGGGTGCCGTAATTGTGGACTCGGCTGCTCAAGTATGGGAACGCGCAGAAATGATTATGAAAGTAAAGGAGCCTCTCCCGGAGGAATATGGTTATTTTCGCAAAGGGCAGCTGTTGTTCACTTATTTGCATCTTGCGGCTGCTCCGGGGCTCGCCAAAGCTTTAATGGACAGCGAGGTAACCGCCATTGCTTATGAAACGATTCAGCTTCAAAATGGGAGCCTGCCGCTGCTGACGCCGATGAGCGAGGTTGCAGGGCGAATGGCCGTACAAGTTGGCGCACAGTTTTTGGAGGCGTTTAACGGGGGACGTGGCGTTCTGCTAGGCGGTGTGCCTGGAGTAGCACCGGCAGAGGTCGTCATTATCGGGGGCGGCATCGTCGGAACGAATGCTGCGAAGGTTGCGCTCGGCATGGGAGCAAGAGTCGCGGTGCTTGAGCGGAGTCTTGATCGAATGCGCTATCTTGACGATGTATTTGGCGGCCGTATTCAGACCGTGATGTCAAGTACGTATCATATTGCCGAGGCGGTGGCGAAGGCGGACCTGCTCATTGGCGCCGTACTGATTCCGGGAGCTAAAGCGCCTCATTTGGTAACGGAGGATATGGTCAAAACGATGAAAAAAGGCGCGGTCATTGTCGATGTCGCTGTAGACCAAGGAGGCTCTATTGCTACAGTTGACCGAGCTACTACGCATAAGGACCCGATTTACCTCAAGCATGGCGTTATCCATTATGCGGTAGCGAATATTCCAGGTGCTGTACCGCGCACCTCGACCTTTGCGCTGACGAATGTTACGATGCCTTATGCGCTGCTGCTTGCAAATGACGGGCTGGCAGCTATAAAGCTAAGCGAGCCTTTGCAGAAAGGCGTTAATACGCATAGCGGCAAATTAACTTATGAGCAGGTTGCTGCCTCACTGGACCTGCCATTTACACCGCTCCAAACGCTGCTGTCGTGA
- the xerD gene encoding site-specific tyrosine recombinase XerD gives MKSLVNSFIRFLSVERSLSKNTLESYGRDLLHLLDYMESQKIEAAADVQKHHLAHYLLQLKEEGRKPSTLSRHIVSIRAFFHYLLVEGFIDRDPSIYIESPKQEAKPPQILSIEHTSLLLETPLCVTTAGKRDKAMLELLYATGMRVSELISLDVSSVNRQLGFIQCVGSNRKERIVPFGRKAAEALNDYLEHGRIGLLRLGKQEDALFLNHLGTRMTRQGFWKTVKKYAKEAGIEADITPHTLRHSFAAHLLENGADVRTVQALLGHADVATTQKYSKLTKVKMKDVYNSAHPRA, from the coding sequence ATGAAATCTTTGGTGAACTCTTTTATTCGTTTTTTAAGCGTAGAACGCTCCTTGTCGAAAAATACATTGGAGTCGTACGGGCGGGATTTGCTGCATCTGCTGGATTATATGGAAAGCCAGAAAATCGAAGCAGCAGCGGACGTTCAAAAGCATCATTTGGCGCATTATTTGCTGCAGTTGAAGGAGGAAGGGCGCAAGCCGTCCACATTATCGCGGCACATCGTGTCAATACGCGCTTTCTTTCATTATTTGCTCGTTGAAGGCTTCATTGATCGCGACCCTTCCATCTATATTGAATCGCCGAAGCAGGAAGCGAAGCCGCCGCAAATTTTATCAATTGAGCATACGAGTTTGCTGCTGGAAACGCCGTTATGCGTAACGACAGCTGGCAAGCGGGATAAGGCGATGCTTGAGCTGCTGTATGCGACAGGCATGCGTGTGTCGGAGCTCATTTCACTGGATGTGTCAAGCGTCAATCGGCAGCTCGGTTTTATCCAGTGTGTAGGCAGCAATCGCAAGGAGCGCATCGTTCCATTTGGGAGAAAAGCTGCTGAGGCGCTGAATGACTATTTGGAGCATGGGCGAATTGGACTGCTGCGGCTCGGCAAGCAGGAGGATGCGTTGTTTTTGAATCATTTGGGCACGCGGATGACGCGGCAGGGCTTCTGGAAAACGGTCAAAAAGTACGCAAAAGAGGCCGGCATTGAAGCAGATATAACACCGCATACGCTGCGTCATTCGTTTGCCGCCCATTTGCTGGAAAACGGCGCAGATGTGCGTACGGTACAAGCTTTGCTTGGCCACGCCGACGTTGCTACAACCCAGAAATACTCCAAGCTGACAAAGGTGAAAATGAAAGACGTATATAACAGCGCGCATCCACGCGCTTGA
- a CDS encoding NUDIX hydrolase, with the protein MNQEINRWKEETTHTEPIFSGKIISLQVDTVSLPDGTTATREIVKHPGAAAVIALLNGKLLVVEQYRKPLEKFQIELPAGKLDAGEDPLEAAMRELEEETGYKAESMQLVSAFYTSPGFADEKLYVYFTDQIVPGKQQTDEDEFLEVMAITLEEAEAFISEGRISDAKTIMAVYVWKLYLLTGKLPI; encoded by the coding sequence ATGAATCAGGAAATTAATCGCTGGAAAGAAGAAACGACCCACACCGAACCGATTTTTTCTGGCAAAATCATTTCACTGCAGGTGGACACGGTTTCCTTGCCAGATGGCACTACAGCGACAAGAGAAATCGTCAAGCATCCGGGGGCTGCGGCGGTTATCGCTCTTTTAAATGGCAAGCTGCTCGTCGTTGAGCAGTACCGCAAGCCGCTTGAGAAATTCCAGATCGAGCTTCCGGCTGGCAAGCTGGATGCTGGTGAAGATCCACTTGAGGCGGCGATGCGCGAGCTGGAGGAGGAGACGGGCTACAAAGCGGAGTCGATGCAGCTTGTGAGCGCTTTTTACACGTCGCCGGGTTTTGCGGATGAGAAGCTGTATGTTTATTTCACGGATCAGATTGTGCCTGGCAAGCAGCAGACGGATGAGGATGAGTTTCTGGAGGTGATGGCGATTACGCTTGAGGAAGCGGAAGCCTTCATCTCCGAAGGCCGCATCAGTGATGCTAAGACCATTATGGCTGTTTATGTTTGGAAGCTGTATTTGCTAACGGGCAAGCTGCCTATTTAG
- the prli42 gene encoding stressosome-associated protein Prli42: MFRKEICLVNPSKYVRIVAIVVIAAMLLSSLVAGIGMLFSY; encoded by the coding sequence ATGTTTAGAAAGGAGATCTGCCTTGTGAATCCTTCCAAGTATGTTCGAATTGTTGCCATCGTTGTTATTGCCGCCATGCTGTTATCCAGCTTGGTTGCCGGTATCGGGATGCTGTTCTCTTATTAG
- the mciZ gene encoding Z-ring formation inhibitor MciZ — protein MKTYKSVSHLRLVGKAWEIRHQLRMMSCKAANGASEPLASFLKARQ, from the coding sequence ATGAAAACTTATAAAAGCGTCAGCCATCTTCGCCTTGTCGGCAAAGCATGGGAGATTCGCCATCAACTGCGCATGATGTCCTGCAAGGCAGCGAATGGAGCCTCCGAGCCATTAGCAAGCTTTTTAAAAGCACGCCAATAG
- the spoIIM gene encoding stage II sporulation protein M, translated as MRSRMGKEPAGSHLTLYVFVGVLFVVGVIFGALMVNALTFEQQQDLASDIGQYVQLIHGGTAAGSEAMFWERVFFHGKWLLVLWFLGITVVGIPLVLAMDFLKGVLVGFALGTLITQYSWKGVLFSLVSIAPPNLIIVPAILMASASALSFSIYVVKNRLLRQNGTLAPQMLSFTTTALMMLMVLIGAALLEAYVSPLLMSWAAPILDASAAAN; from the coding sequence ATGCGTTCGCGAATGGGGAAGGAACCCGCAGGGAGCCACCTGACGCTGTATGTATTTGTGGGTGTGCTGTTTGTCGTGGGCGTTATTTTTGGCGCGTTAATGGTGAATGCTCTGACCTTTGAGCAGCAGCAGGACTTGGCATCGGATATAGGGCAATATGTGCAGCTCATACATGGCGGGACGGCGGCGGGCAGCGAGGCTATGTTTTGGGAGCGTGTTTTTTTTCATGGAAAATGGCTGCTGGTGCTGTGGTTTCTTGGGATTACCGTTGTCGGAATACCGCTGGTGCTGGCCATGGATTTTCTAAAGGGTGTGCTCGTCGGCTTTGCGCTGGGAACGCTTATTACGCAATATTCATGGAAGGGCGTGTTGTTTTCACTCGTCTCGATTGCGCCGCCTAATTTAATTATTGTGCCGGCCATTTTGATGGCAAGTGCTTCTGCGCTTTCTTTTTCGATTTATGTGGTGAAAAATAGGCTGCTGCGGCAAAATGGCACGCTTGCCCCGCAAATGCTCAGCTTTACGACAACAGCGCTTATGATGCTGATGGTTTTGATCGGTGCCGCATTGCTTGAAGCTTATGTCTCCCCACTGTTAATGAGCTGGGCAGCACCGATTTTAGACGCTTCTGCCGCGGCCAACTGA
- a CDS encoding alpha-ketoacid dehydrogenase subunit beta — MAVIEYIEAIRMGMKEELERDEDVFVLGEDVGVKGGVFTTTKGLIDQFGEQRVMDTPLAESAIAGVAIGAAMYGMKPIAEMQYSDFMFPATNQIISEAAKIRYRSNNDWSCPIVIRAPIGGGIFGGLYHSQCPESVFFGTPGLKIVAPYRAYDAKGLLKAAVRDPDPVLFFENKKCYKLITGEVPEDDYIVPIGKANVLREGDDITVISYSMPLLFVEQAAQELAQEGISTHILDLRTLQPLDQEAILESVRKTGKVLIIHEDNKTGGVGAEVSAIIAEQLLYELDAPIMRLCGPDVPAMPINPPGEKFFLLNKEKVKEAMRNLALY; from the coding sequence GTGGCGGTTATCGAATATATTGAAGCGATTAGAATGGGCATGAAGGAAGAGCTTGAGCGAGATGAAGACGTGTTCGTGCTTGGCGAGGACGTCGGCGTCAAGGGCGGCGTTTTTACAACGACGAAAGGTTTAATTGACCAGTTCGGAGAGCAGCGCGTCATGGATACGCCCCTTGCGGAATCGGCTATTGCTGGTGTGGCTATCGGTGCGGCTATGTACGGAATGAAGCCCATTGCAGAAATGCAATATTCGGATTTTATGTTTCCGGCAACGAATCAGATTATTAGCGAAGCGGCTAAAATTCGTTACCGCTCCAACAATGACTGGAGCTGTCCGATTGTCATTCGCGCCCCAATTGGCGGGGGGATTTTTGGCGGTCTTTATCATTCTCAGTGTCCAGAATCCGTATTTTTTGGAACGCCTGGTCTGAAAATTGTAGCGCCTTATCGGGCCTATGATGCCAAAGGACTGCTTAAGGCAGCTGTGCGCGATCCGGACCCGGTTCTCTTTTTTGAAAACAAAAAATGCTACAAGCTGATTACAGGCGAAGTACCGGAGGACGATTATATTGTGCCGATTGGCAAAGCGAATGTATTGCGAGAAGGCGATGATATTACCGTCATCAGCTACAGCATGCCGCTGCTGTTCGTTGAACAGGCAGCACAGGAGCTAGCTCAGGAAGGCATCAGCACTCATATTCTAGATTTACGGACGCTGCAGCCGCTTGATCAAGAGGCTATTTTGGAGTCGGTGCGCAAGACGGGCAAGGTTTTAATTATTCACGAGGACAACAAGACGGGCGGCGTAGGCGCCGAAGTGTCGGCGATTATTGCAGAACAGCTGCTTTATGAGCTGGACGCTCCTATTATGCGTTTGTGCGGCCCGGACGTTCCGGCGATGCCTATTAATCCGCCTGGTGAGAAGTTTTTCCTGTTGAATAAAGAAAAAGTGAAAGAGGCTATGCGCAATTTGGCTTTGTATTAA
- the lipB gene encoding lipoyl(octanoyl) transferase LipB, which translates to MTDSTHVSNGKKPLEARYISMLGYAEAWELQKTMVKQIDQEERPETLLLLQHPPTYTLGSDRHPEHLLLGEAELAEKGISVFEIDRGGDITYHGPGQLVGYPLLYLDAVGLDLHAYLRNVEQVIINWLKDYGIESGRKPEYTGVWVGDEKIAAIGVKFNRARRRGGFVTSHGFALNIEAGIAESGFSGIVPCGIEQFGVTSFNTLTGRELSVSEAAQQLLPHFCNVFGFAPDAVLIREQHPDTGNQAG; encoded by the coding sequence ATGACTGACTCTACTCATGTATCTAATGGGAAGAAACCGCTAGAAGCCCGTTATATTTCCATGCTTGGCTATGCGGAGGCATGGGAGCTGCAAAAAACGATGGTGAAGCAAATTGATCAGGAGGAGCGTCCAGAGACGCTTCTCCTTCTTCAACATCCGCCGACCTACACGCTCGGCTCAGACCGTCATCCCGAGCATTTGCTGCTCGGTGAGGCGGAGCTTGCGGAGAAGGGCATTTCTGTATTTGAAATTGACCGTGGCGGGGATATTACCTATCATGGACCCGGGCAGCTTGTCGGCTATCCGCTTCTATATCTCGATGCGGTGGGTCTCGATCTGCATGCTTATTTGCGCAATGTTGAACAGGTCATCATCAATTGGTTGAAGGATTATGGTATCGAATCAGGCAGAAAGCCCGAATACACCGGAGTGTGGGTAGGGGATGAGAAAATTGCGGCTATCGGTGTGAAATTTAATCGGGCGCGGAGGCGCGGCGGATTTGTGACGAGTCATGGATTTGCACTGAATATAGAAGCGGGCATAGCGGAGAGTGGCTTTAGCGGCATCGTGCCGTGCGGCATTGAACAGTTTGGAGTCACTTCATTTAATACGCTGACGGGTCGCGAGCTGTCGGTAAGCGAAGCGGCGCAGCAACTGCTGCCGCATTTCTGCAATGTATTTGGCTTTGCGCCAGATGCTGTTCTAATAAGAGAACAGCATCCCGATACCGGCAACCAAGCTGGATAA
- a CDS encoding Fur family transcriptional regulator: MEARIDKIKQQLQSQGYKLTPQREATVRVLLENEEDHLSAEDVFMLVKDKAPEIGLATVYRTLELLSEMHVVEKLNFGDGVARYDLRTDSSKHHHHHLICVQCGSMDEIKDDWLLPLEERLEEEFGFSVLDHRLDFQGICRKCNEKNANAKKDES; this comes from the coding sequence ATGGAAGCCCGGATTGATAAGATTAAACAACAGTTGCAGTCGCAGGGCTACAAATTAACCCCGCAGCGTGAAGCAACAGTACGTGTATTGCTTGAGAATGAGGAAGATCACTTGAGCGCTGAAGATGTGTTCATGCTTGTGAAGGACAAGGCACCCGAAATTGGCCTTGCAACCGTGTATCGGACACTTGAGTTATTAAGCGAAATGCATGTAGTGGAGAAGCTAAATTTTGGTGACGGGGTTGCCAGATACGATTTGAGAACGGACAGCAGCAAGCATCATCATCATCATCTTATTTGTGTACAATGCGGATCGATGGATGAGATTAAGGACGATTGGCTGCTGCCACTTGAAGAGCGATTGGAAGAGGAATTTGGCTTTTCGGTTCTCGACCATCGTTTGGACTTCCAGGGCATTTGTCGTAAATGCAATGAGAAGAATGCGAATGCGAAGAAGGATGAATCATAA
- a CDS encoding DUF4227 family protein: protein MVLSARKWFSRFVFIVLFIGLFVVATGGYEWLVDVVLPSNPYEVPQGEAVKVIWHSTYEWDNGNIADRLRFFYWYGE, encoded by the coding sequence ATGGTATTGTCTGCACGCAAATGGTTCAGCCGATTCGTATTTATTGTGCTGTTCATCGGCTTGTTCGTAGTTGCTACTGGCGGCTATGAGTGGCTCGTTGATGTCGTGTTGCCAAGCAATCCATATGAAGTACCACAGGGCGAGGCCGTAAAGGTTATTTGGCATAGTACATATGAGTGGGATAATGGTAATATAGCGGATAGGCTGCGTTTTTTCTATTGGTACGGCGAATAG
- a CDS encoding dihydrolipoamide acetyltransferase family protein: MKSVTEIVIPQLAESLVSATIDKWLKQPGDHIDMYEPICELITDKVSAELPSTVAGKLVKILVGNGETVPVGTPVCLIETEGAEEAQTAGGTQSGYSAAGQGAGLAATMQGGAQVAEGDMSMRNRFSPAVQKLAAEHNIRLSDVQGTGLGGRITRKDVLAFAQSGGAAGSSASQASPQAGREPSNEQVRSTGLHLTETPRLPTIQQYDSPITGVPGRGEDYIEVTPIRGAIARNMKQSVTEIPHGWMMIEVDVTNLVVLRNKVKDEFMKREGINLTYLAFVLKAVVNAIKEFPIMNSMWAVDKIIVKRDINISLAVGTEESVATPVIKNADHKTIAGLAKEIDDLARRGREGRLTLADMQGGTFTVNNTGSFGSIITHPIINYPQAAIMTFESIVKRPVVINDMLAIRSMANLCLSLDHRILDGIICGRFMQKVKENLESFNNDTKLY; encoded by the coding sequence ATGAAATCGGTGACGGAGATTGTTATTCCGCAGCTGGCGGAATCGCTCGTATCGGCAACAATCGATAAGTGGCTTAAGCAGCCTGGTGACCACATTGACATGTATGAGCCTATTTGTGAGCTTATTACGGACAAGGTAAGCGCGGAGCTGCCTTCAACGGTAGCGGGAAAGCTGGTTAAAATTTTGGTTGGCAATGGTGAAACAGTTCCTGTTGGGACGCCTGTTTGCCTAATCGAAACGGAAGGCGCAGAAGAAGCGCAGACTGCTGGCGGGACTCAGTCTGGTTATAGCGCAGCAGGGCAAGGCGCAGGATTAGCGGCGACCATGCAAGGTGGTGCACAGGTGGCCGAAGGCGATATGTCGATGCGCAATCGCTTCTCTCCAGCTGTTCAGAAGCTGGCAGCCGAGCATAATATTCGTTTGAGCGACGTTCAAGGTACGGGTCTGGGCGGGCGTATTACCCGTAAAGACGTGCTTGCCTTCGCACAGTCGGGCGGAGCGGCAGGCAGTTCCGCTAGCCAAGCGAGCCCGCAGGCTGGCCGGGAGCCAAGTAATGAGCAGGTTCGTTCGACTGGCTTGCATTTGACAGAAACACCTCGCTTGCCAACGATTCAGCAATATGATTCTCCTATTACCGGGGTGCCAGGGCGGGGTGAAGATTATATTGAGGTTACGCCGATTCGCGGCGCAATTGCACGTAATATGAAACAGAGCGTCACCGAAATCCCGCATGGCTGGATGATGATTGAGGTTGATGTCACGAATCTCGTCGTGCTGCGCAACAAGGTGAAGGATGAATTTATGAAGCGCGAGGGCATTAATTTGACTTATCTCGCTTTCGTATTGAAGGCAGTCGTTAATGCGATCAAGGAGTTCCCAATTATGAACTCCATGTGGGCGGTCGATAAAATCATCGTGAAGCGCGACATTAACATTTCGCTTGCCGTAGGCACCGAGGAGTCGGTTGCAACCCCCGTCATCAAAAACGCCGACCACAAAACGATCGCCGGTCTGGCCAAAGAAATTGATGACTTGGCACGCCGCGGACGCGAAGGACGCCTGACGCTTGCTGACATGCAAGGCGGTACGTTTACCGTCAACAATACGGGCTCCTTCGGCTCAATTATTACGCATCCGATTATTAACTATCCTCAAGCGGCTATTATGACGTTTGAATCAATCGTGAAGCGTCCGGTTGTCATTAATGATATGCTCGCCATTCGCTCGATGGCAAACCTCTGTTTGTCGCTCGATCACCGTATTTTGGATGGTATTATTTGCGGCCGCTTTATGCAGAAGGTGAAGGAAAATTTGGAGAGCTTCAACAACGATACGAAATTGTATTAG